The following are encoded in a window of Bacteroidia bacterium genomic DNA:
- the gcvT gene encoding glycine cleavage system aminomethyltransferase GcvT — protein sequence MTETNALKSVALNDVHIALGAKMVPFAGYSMPLQYSNLIQEHNAVRNSVGVFDVSHMGEFIVHGDNAINLLQWVTSNDVSMLEDGKIQYSCLPNEQGGIVDDLLVYRINAKVFLLVVNASNMEKDWNWIKSHNKFGAEMEDISDKTSLLAIQGPNALKVIQKLTEVNLSEIPYYNFVYGTVAGIENVLISCTGYTGAGGFELYVQNQDVKKLWDAVFEAGKEFNILPCGLGSRDTLRLEKGFCLYGNDINDTTSPIEAGLGWITKFSKDFINKAYHEKIKTEGVSKKLVGFEMIDKGIPRHDYPVKNVAGEVIGKVTSGTQSPSLNKAIGLGYVNKEYTGVDTEIYIDIRDRLLKAKVVKIPFL from the coding sequence ATGACAGAAACAAATGCTCTAAAATCTGTAGCGCTCAACGATGTACACATTGCATTAGGAGCCAAAATGGTCCCATTTGCTGGATATTCAATGCCGCTTCAGTACAGTAATTTAATTCAAGAACACAATGCTGTTCGTAATAGTGTTGGTGTATTCGATGTAAGCCACATGGGAGAATTCATTGTACATGGAGATAATGCTATTAACTTGCTTCAATGGGTTACTTCCAATGATGTTTCTATGTTAGAAGACGGGAAAATCCAATATAGTTGCTTGCCAAATGAACAAGGCGGTATCGTAGATGACTTATTGGTTTATAGAATTAATGCAAAAGTTTTCCTTTTGGTTGTCAATGCTTCTAATATGGAGAAAGACTGGAACTGGATAAAAAGTCATAATAAATTTGGTGCTGAGATGGAAGACATTTCAGATAAAACAAGTTTGTTGGCTATTCAAGGGCCTAATGCTCTCAAAGTAATCCAGAAGTTGACCGAAGTTAATTTATCAGAAATTCCTTATTATAATTTTGTTTATGGAACCGTAGCCGGTATTGAGAATGTTTTGATAAGCTGCACAGGTTATACAGGTGCGGGTGGTTTTGAGCTGTATGTGCAGAACCAAGATGTAAAGAAACTTTGGGATGCTGTCTTTGAAGCAGGGAAAGAGTTTAATATTTTACCTTGTGGTTTAGGTTCAAGAGATACCTTAAGATTGGAAAAAGGGTTCTGCTTGTATGGAAATGATATTAACGATACTACATCGCCAATTGAAGCCGGATTAGGATGGATTACTAAATTCTCTAAAGACTTTATTAATAAAGCATATCATGAAAAGATTAAAACCGAAGGTGTAAGCAAAAAACTTGTGGGTTTTGAGATGATTGACAAAGGCATTCCGCGCCATGATTATCCTGTTAAAAATGTTGCTGGAGAAGTGATTGGAAAGGTTACATCAGGAACCCAATCTCCAAGCCTTAACAAAGCAATAGGGTTGGGTTATGTAAATAAAGAATATACAGGTGTTGATACTGAAATTTACATTGATATCAGAGACAGACTGTTGAAAGCTAAAGTGGTTAAAATCCCTTTTCTATAA
- a CDS encoding inorganic phosphate transporter, protein MDLTLLIIIIVLAFIFDYINGFHDAANAIATIVATRVLTPFQAVLWAAFFNFVAYFISLYWIGEFKIGNTIAKTIHPEFITLEVILAGIIAAIVWNLITWKWGIPSSSSHTLIGGFMGSALTHAFLSGGNLEAVVNLAKVIPIILFIFLAPIIGLFIAYFIVVAIMWICRKTTPYKAERWFHGLQLVSSAMFSLGHGANDAQKVMGIIGAAVIYYHVQGGHTEWINAPDQFGHFVEEWGWVPIASFLIIGLGTMSGGWKIVKTMGSKITKVSSLEGVGAEVAGALTLYLSEHFGIPVSTTHVITGSIIGVGVTKRVSAVRWGVTIKLLWAWILTIPISAIIAGVVYIITTAII, encoded by the coding sequence ATGGATCTCACATTACTGATAATCATCATAGTATTAGCATTTATCTTTGATTACATTAATGGGTTTCATGATGCAGCTAATGCAATAGCCACTATCGTTGCAACTCGTGTACTCACACCTTTTCAGGCAGTTCTTTGGGCTGCTTTTTTTAATTTTGTAGCTTATTTCATTTCACTGTATTGGATTGGTGAATTTAAAATTGGAAACACCATTGCAAAAACCATTCACCCCGAATTTATTACACTTGAGGTAATTCTTGCAGGAATTATTGCAGCAATTGTATGGAATTTGATTACTTGGAAATGGGGAATTCCATCTTCTTCTTCACACACACTCATTGGTGGATTTATGGGTTCTGCACTGACCCATGCTTTTTTATCCGGTGGTAATTTGGAAGCTGTGGTTAATCTGGCAAAAGTGATTCCTATCATTTTGTTTATCTTTCTGGCACCTATAATCGGACTGTTTATAGCATATTTTATTGTGGTGGCAATCATGTGGATATGCAGGAAAACCACTCCTTATAAAGCTGAGAGATGGTTTCACGGACTACAACTTGTATCTTCTGCAATGTTTAGTCTTGGACATGGAGCCAATGATGCGCAAAAAGTTATGGGTATAATCGGGGCTGCTGTTATATACTATCATGTTCAAGGAGGGCATACAGAATGGATAAATGCACCTGATCAATTTGGACATTTTGTTGAAGAATGGGGTTGGGTACCGATTGCCAGTTTTCTTATTATTGGACTTGGTACGATGTCAGGAGGATGGAAAATTGTGAAAACAATGGGTTCTAAGATTACCAAAGTATCATCACTCGAAGGGGTAGGAGCAGAGGTAGCAGGTGCGTTAACTCTCTATCTGTCCGAACATTTTGGAATACCTGTTTCTACTACACATGTTATCACAGGGAGCATTATAGGGGTGGGAGTGACCAAAAGAGTGTCAGCAGTTAGGTGGGGTGTTACAATCAAATTGCTCTGGGCGTGGATATTGACAATTCCGATTTCAGCCATTATTGCCGGTGTTGTGTATATAATTACAACTGCTATAATTTGA
- a CDS encoding DUF47 family protein, with protein sequence MGFSLNNIFQFLVPKDKKFFPLFEQATAKLVTLTSNLNDAVNAPLEEREMHFEQIVELDAEIEKITHKTLLELSKNFLTPFDREDIHSLITSIDGVTDFMHDSASRMKMYQIEKITKPIKKLTEINLEATQLIAECVHDLKGHRFERVAVNCKKINKLESKADVIFDKAIAKLFENETDAKKIIQYKEVLSALESATDKCKSVSNVMEAISVKYS encoded by the coding sequence ATGGGATTTTCGCTGAATAATATTTTTCAATTCTTAGTTCCTAAAGACAAAAAGTTTTTCCCTTTATTCGAGCAAGCAACTGCAAAACTTGTTACCCTTACTTCCAATCTCAATGATGCTGTTAATGCACCCTTAGAAGAACGCGAGATGCATTTCGAACAGATTGTGGAGTTAGATGCAGAGATTGAAAAAATTACACACAAGACATTGTTAGAACTGAGTAAAAACTTTCTTACTCCTTTTGATAGAGAAGACATTCACTCTTTAATAACTTCTATAGATGGAGTAACAGATTTTATGCATGATTCTGCCAGCAGAATGAAAATGTATCAAATAGAAAAAATCACAAAACCGATCAAAAAGTTGACTGAAATTAATCTTGAAGCTACACAGTTAATAGCTGAATGTGTGCATGATTTGAAAGGACACAGGTTTGAAAGGGTAGCAGTCAATTGCAAAAAAATCAACAAATTAGAATCAAAGGCAGATGTTATTTTTGACAAAGCAATTGCAAAGTTGTTTGAAAATGAAACAGATGCAAAAAAAATCATTCAATATAAAGAGGTATTATCTGCCTTAGAATCCGCAACTGATAAATGCAAAAGCGTTTCAAATGTGATGGAAGCAATCAGTGTCAAATATTCATAA